TTTTTGGTCTCGAAAGAATACAACAAAGCAATCAAAATAAGTAATAATTAACGATCGAATCTTCTCTTTGCCTTTTTgtgttttccttttaatttcttttcggATAAGCTAGGCGATAagaaataacatgaaataattcaaattaattaCGTGACGTACAATCTAGCTAGCTGGTCAAAACCCCCTTagccccccttttttatttactCTTACAAAtaggaattaaattaattaagagtattatataataagcCTTTTTAAAAGATCAGGACCATAAAGTCTAGCTCTCTCTATGTATCTACAcacacaaaaatgaaaatataatgttatatattatatatatatgttacctACGACACATGACCAAACATCAATACTTCGTTGCCGGATGTTTATCTAGGATTTATgcatgaataatattaaatacagtcGTGGAGTGTACAAATGCcgtacaatcattttgaaaaaaagagcgggatttacgattaaaaagttagttttttttctatgtgggtctcgtattaatttactttttttaaaaagactgcatggtgcttgcacaaccacgactgcaaatatcatttcttttcatgcatatatatatatatatatacacaatataacaatatattaggaaattaaattttttgattGATCACTAGGTGCAGGAAGCTAGCGCGCAAAACCAATAAATTAATTcaacgtacatatatataatataggatCAGAGTACTACGTGTCATTTATAAGGACATTTCATGGCCACGTCTTAGAATTCTAAACATTTCGATCATGCAATAAAAGGCTAGCATTGCAGTTTAATTTAAACCGGCTGTACGTAAATCCTAatatgtgcgtgtgtgtgtgaaaatatatatatatatatgtgtgtgcatCATTTGATGCACTACGCAATTTATGAACTGATGAAGAAATGGTAAAACTagccagctagctagctggatTCTCGAAGTACCATAATATcgtttatttaaatatttgatagcTGAATTAATTAGCATAATGACTAGAAATGTCAAATATGCTCACATGCTCTTGATCTTTACGACTTAAGccagaaaatgaacaaaacCGTATGACAACAGCAACACATGATCTAGACGGACGAAACTCTTTCTAGGGCAAGACCaagctgctagctagctagctaagtgCGCGCAATTAATTtcagatagttttttttttttttcctctctttttctatttttcgaTTTGATTTTTATGCGGATGATCGGTTTTTAGCTTCCTGCATATTTTCTGATCTCTTATTAATATGTATTTCGAGGAAAAGCAACAaagcatataattaattatatatgatcatcaGTATGAAGCAAAATGAAACATCGATGAATATCAGCAACGAACACGATTATGATTTTTGTACGTACGATGTTGACCGTATGTGATGACATAAACATGATGTGTTTCCACTAATCATGGTTTTACAAGGTATACTAAGGACAAGTATAAGCTACAAAATGCAGTACTGttgtttgcttttcttttctttgtgtgTATCGTGCAGGAAGGTTCCTACATCTTTCCGATGAGAATGTGATAGGCATGTAAGCTCTACCTGCAGGCTACAACGTCAATTATAGTGATTATCTATCTGCAACTATTTTTTGTTCCACGCTTGCCATCAGCAGTGCATTTAACAAGACTCAGGCCTCTAAACTCACCTTATGCCATCACCCTTGTCGTGACCCCGTGGGGATCGTCAATGAGTAAAACTTTTACCATTTTCTGTAgacatttttgtttttatttttggatagagatatataatatatttcaattaATTATGATATTGCTTAAATATGTTGGATTTCttttgttcatgatcttgaAAATTTCCTTTGACTGCTTTGTAATTATGAACACTAACTACTTGTGCAAAGAACTAATTATTGTGAAGGACTTAAGGTACGTAAGAGTGAAGGTGGAAGCTAGAAGAATGATTTAGATtattttgattataaaatacataatttccGAAGTACTCCATACGCTAAGGTCATGACATGCACATGCACTAGTGTATCTAGTGGCAGTACTCGACATCATGACCAATATATATAGGTAGATAAACATATGTAAGGTTGTGTATGTACGTATATGCATGTATGCGTatcaatatacatacatacatataccgagagagagagagagagagagagagagagagagagagagagatgacaaAGCGAAGACCGGGTTAAGGATGAAAGCTACAAGAGCTCTATGAGGATCAGAAACAAAGCATTGAAAAGAagatgcattaaaaaaaaaaaaaaaaaaaaaaaaaaaaaaaaaaaaaaaaaaaaaaaaaaaaaaaacaaaaacaaaaacaaaaaaaaaaaaactctggtAAAGGAGAATCCAGGGCCGGCTAAGCGAATGCCTCTCTCAGAAAACTTCTAAGACTTTTCCCCCCAGCTCACCACACCTGCGCGCGTACTCAATTCTGATAGGTAATGCCTATGTCCTTTCTTTGTCTCTTGTCTCATGCCCCTCCCTCCTCTTCTCTTGATCTCTATAAGACCTTCCCTTCCCATATTATTTTGGATAAGTAGTACTACTTTCTTTTTCCCACCTTATTCTCTAGAAACAACTGATTCTTTTGCCAGGATCTTCGAGTTTTTTTACCATGGAAATCAACTATCATGAAGTTTCGAAGAGCTCAAGTGAAGAAAGCGATCGATCAGAGCAAAATGACGAGATGGGCACAGGCCGATCCTACGAGTGTGTGTTCTGCAAGAGAGGCTTCACTACTGCACAAGCCTTGGGTGGACACATGAATATCCATAGGAAGGATAGAGGCAAGACAAGGCCTACTTCAGCTCCTTCCGTATCAAGCAGAGCCGATGAGAACTATGTGAATCTTAAATCATACCTACCATTTCAAAACTACCCATCATATTACCCCAAAGCTCCTGAGATGTCTGTAAATTATCAGATACCTTTTCAAGCATCAACATGGGATCTGAGACCCACACATACATATCGCAGCGATGAGTTGTCTGCACAGTATCCACAGCGTCTGAATCTATTTGAAGAAGATTGGCAAAGAAGTCTAAACTTGCCGGTTCATCCCACGCATGTCAATCATGCTGAGCATGGGGAAAAGAGAGAACACGGCAGTACTGAAGAAGATGAATTGGACTTGGAACTTCGACTTGGTCATTATCCATAATATTTTCTGAGTTTTATAAGAGCTTTTATCATGGAGTAATAACATGTTTTTTCGTACAGCTCCCGAATATATGTCTTTGCATATTTCAAACTATCGTTTTTTCATCCATCCAAAAAAGAGGGAGAAAGTTATAAATGGTATCTCCCCTGTGTTAGTATTTGATTCAATTCGAGGCTTACCTTCTTGGGCAGTGGGCACTCTTTTCAAGGCATGCGAGAAATATTGTTTCCAGCTGGATTTCATGGAAGGAAGACGAAAAATCATACAAGTAATAGCTGGATACCCAAGGAAGGTACTATTTTTCCTCTCGATCATGTAAagccctaaattgatttagggttctatgttcttatatattatatataagtgtTCATCAGCTACCTAGCTCATCACTTTTCCTATGCTTtgatctttttgtttctttcctaGTCCAAGTTTTTGTCGGTCAACCCAAATAAACCTTTCTGTAGCTAGTTTCCTGCATGTCTAAATGAATTGAAACCGATTCATCTCGTGATGCCAGAACAAATTACAATTGCTAGAGTACTGCTGTTTCCATTTTCAGCAAGAAATAATATAGAGCTTGCTTCAATTAATTATCAGGAATTTTCTAGTCTTATAAGTAACAAAGCTTAATTAATTATGGAAACCAGCCTTCCTAGCAGCAGAAAGAAATCAGGGATAAAACCCAAACAAAAGATTCACACACCAAAAGAAATCGATTTCATTGCTCAATAATTCTGATATCTGAGATCGATGCATGATGCAAACCAATTTAAATGGATGTGAAAATTTGAACCACTTTTCGTTCAAGTTCCGTGCATGAGCATCAACACGTAATAACAAACATTCTATTCAAATGAGTTGGAGCAACTCCAAATTTCCAATCCAGTTTGGAggatttgtatttgttttttagtaAAAAAAGAGTTCATTTTTAAATCATTGCATTATGTTGTCGTTTTGAATGTATTATCACAATTGATATCATATCGGATCATGATCGACCTACCAAAGCAATTAGCTAGTGTTTCTTACTTCtgtgtgtatatatttatatatacatagagagagagagagagagagagagagagagagagagagagagagagagagagagagagagagagagagagagagagagagagagagagagagagagagaggcaattCGTCATGGTCACTATGCTTTTTTAATTGTGAATGGCAGAATGCATACTTGTGGACATTCTTGGGTCGGATGTTCGCAAATTATAGGTTGATTTTAGTTGTGATTAGTAGTACTTGATTTCCGATATAACTACAAATTAATAAATCTAGTGACAGGCAGATTATGACTAATAAATTGTCTTTCTTTTTACGCCTTGAAAACGTCATTGCATGTGCATGTGAACATCATTAGCTAGTTTCCCTTGAAAGTCTTTTTTAAGGTGTCTAGCATGCAGATCACCAGCACTAGCCGCTGTTTCATGAGTAGTACTTAGGATGTTCTAACTGGGAGcaaaaatattttgactttacTCGAAAAACTTTATGTATTTGGTGTAATTAACCTCTTTCATATATGTTTCCTTAAATCAAGCGATTGAATGAATAAGTACGTACTACGCATGCAGTACATGACGAACTCGTTCGAATGCAAAATTTTTGTTCTTGCGGATGCTTACCGTGGttgaaagataattttttagagAAAGAAATAACCTTTCAAGATAATTTTTAAGAGAAAGAAATAACCTTTCAGTCAATGTAAATTCATGTAGTTAACCCGGGGAAATTGAAAAGACACTCTCACTGGTGTCAAGAGCTAGCTAGGCATGTCTATCTCATGGGATAGACCGATGGACATTTACTTTGAATCTTGTGTCTTGAAAGCTAGCATTCCCATTGAAAGGCATGCATGCAGGAAGTTGTAGTTATAACTACTTCCCCTCAACAATGGGTACGAGACTATTAATATAGTGATTGAATGCAAACAAAACGACAAATTAAGAATTAATGTTCCTTAATTATTTTGCACAAAATGTGTTAGGCAACCAAAAGTTCAATTAAGATGCTTGAATAT
This is a stretch of genomic DNA from Carya illinoinensis cultivar Pawnee chromosome 3, C.illinoinensisPawnee_v1, whole genome shotgun sequence. It encodes these proteins:
- the LOC122305780 gene encoding zinc finger protein JAGGED-like, giving the protein MEINYHEVSKSSSEESDRSEQNDEMGTGRSYECVFCKRGFTTAQALGGHMNIHRKDRGKTRPTSAPSVSSRADENYVNLKSYLPFQNYPSYYPKAPEMSVNYQIPFQASTWDLRPTHTYRSDELSAQYPQRLNLFEEDWQRSLNLPVHPTHVNHAEHGEKREHGSTEEDELDLELRLGHYP